One Setaria viridis chromosome 7, Setaria_viridis_v4.0, whole genome shotgun sequence genomic region harbors:
- the LOC117862541 gene encoding cytochrome P450 93G1-like produces the protein MLVVSMEEHPMGAVVLALIIAAVAAVSLQHLISRRASRRLPPGPTSLPVIGHLHLLRPPVHRTFQELAARVGPLMHIRLGSTHCVVASTAEVASELIRSHEGSISERPLTAVARQFAYGSAGFAFAPYNTHWRFMKRLCMSELLGPRTVEHLRPVRRAGTVSLLRAALAAASSPAAEPFDLTRELIRLSNTSIIRMVASTVPGSVADEAQELVKDVAELVGAFNADDYIALCRGWDLQGLRRRAAAVHRRFDALLEEILRHKEDAREARKLLMLDDDGDDGRKEAATATMHKDLLDILMDKAEDKTAEVKLTRDNIKAFIIDVVTAGSDTSAAMVEWMLAELMNHPEALRNVVAEIDAVVGGDRIAGEADLPRLPYLIAAYKETLRLHPAAPIAHRQSSEEMQLRGFTVPPQTAVFINIWAIGRDPAFWEEPLAFRPERFMPGGAAESLEPRGQHFHFMPFGSGRRGCPGMGLALQSVPAVLAALVQCFDWATAGGGDDDGVKGMPIDMDESDGLVCARKHPLLLRPTPRLNPFPAVV, from the coding sequence AtgctggtggtgagcatggaAGAGCATCCAATGGGCGCCGTAGTCCTGGCGCTCATTAttgcggccgtcgccgccgtgtcCTTGCAGCACCTCATCTCCCGGCGAGCCTCCCGTCGTCTTCCCCCTGGCCCGACTAGCCTCCCAGTGATCGGGCACCTCCACCTGCTCCGGCCGCCGGTGCACCGCACCTTCCAGGAGCTGGCTGCCCGGGTGGGGCCCCTGATGCACATCCGCCTGGGGTCCACGCACTGCGTCGTGGCGAGCACCGCGGAGGTGGCGAGCGAGCTGATCcgcagccacgaggggagcatCTCGGAGCGGCCGCTCACGGCGGTGGCCCGGCAGTTCGCCTACGGCTCCGCCGGCTTCGCCTTCGCCCCCTACAACACCCACTGGCGCTTCATGAAGCGCCTCTGCATGTCGGAGCTCCTCGGACCCCGCACCGTCGAGCACCTCCGCCccgtccgccgcgccggcacCGTGTCCCTGCTGCGggccgcgctggcggcggcctcctcgccggcggccgaacCCTTCGACCTCACCCGCGAGCTCATCCGCCTCTCCAACACCTCCATCATCCGCATGGTCGCCAGCACCGTGCCGGGGAGCGTCGCGGACGAGGCGCAGGAGCTCGTCAAGGACGTGGCGGAGCTCGTCGGCGCCTTCAACGCCGACGACTACATCGCCCTCTGCCGCGGCTGGGACCTgcagggcctccgccggcgagccgccgccgtccaccgccgcTTCGACGCGCTGCTCGAGGAGATACTCAGGCACAAGGAGGACGCCAGGGAGGCGAGGAAACTCCTCatgctcgacgacgacggcgacgacggcaggaaggaggccgcgacggcgacgatgcACAAGGACCTGCTTGACATCCTCATGGACAAAGCCGAGGACAAGACGGCGGAGGTCAAGCTCACACGGGACAACATCAAGGCCTTCATCATCGACGTGGTCACTGCTGGTTCGGACACGTCGGCCGCCATGGTGGAGTGGATGCTGGCGGAGCTGATGAACCACCCGGAGGCCCTGCGCAACGTGGTGGCGGAGAtcgacgccgtcgtcggcggGGACCGgatcgccggcgaggcggaccTGCCGCGGCTGCCATACCTGATTGCGGCGTACAAGGAGACGCTGCGGCTGCACCCGGCGGCGCCCATCGCGCACCGCCAGTCGTCGGAGGAGATGCAGCTCCGAGGGTTCACCGTGCCGCCGCAGACCGCCGTGTTCATCAACATCTGGGCCATCGGCCGCGACCCGGCATTCTGGGAGGAGCCCCTGGCGTTCCGCCCGGAGCGGTTCATgcctggcggcgccgccgagagCCTGGAGCCCCGCGGGCAGCACTTCCACTTCATGCCCTTCGGCAGCGGCCGCCGCGGATGCCCCGGCATGGGCCTCGCGCTGCAGTCCGTGCCGGCCGTGCTGGCGGCGCTCGTGCAGTGCTTCGACTGGGCCaccgctggcggcggcgacgacgacggggtcAAGGGCATGCCGATAGACATGGATGAGTCGGACGGCCTGGTGTGCGCTCGCAAGCACCCGCTCCTGCTCCGCCCCACGCCTCGCCTCAACCCCTTCCCGGCCGTCGTCTAG